Genomic DNA from Parambassis ranga chromosome 5, fParRan2.1, whole genome shotgun sequence:
CACGCACCACACCACGGCCCCGCAGACACCGTTGCTACTGCTGCGTCTCTCGCGAGAGAGAGACCACCTGCCTGCTGAAATAGGTACGGCGCCACCAATCagcacaagacaacaagagaatGCCCCCAGCGGCTGGGAGGAATTAACTCACCTGGCCACAATTAATAACTAAGCTTCACGTCTTCTTTCTTATCTATAAACATTATAAGGAGCTTGTTGTAGATGTGATTGTGATTGAACAACAAGTGTGATGATTCCAGCGTGTTTCTCACTGACTGAACATCTGTCCATTCTACAGGCTGTCATCCAGCAGGCAGCAAACATCTGGATGGGAGCTGTGTGAGGTCACTCCTGGTTTCacgttgttgttgtgaatatATTTCCATCTCCtcgtgtgtgttttcatcagtaaATCATAAGTCCACATGGTCTTATAAAAGGTAAAGATGTGCACAAGCTCACAGCTGTTTACATCCCTGAGGTGTATGTAAAGAGAACATATTTACTGCGGTATAAACCTTCAACAGTTTGACtacaggaatgacttcctgtgtctctcagtggtgcatcgtgggagtcggagtctgttgctgaacgagctcctgtagctggtcagcacaatGTGGAGCGGGTGacagggacagtccagtatagtctttaatttggaccacgtcctctgtcagagagtccaggtcctctcccgcaacatggccgccttctgttgagtctgttgacgTGTCTCTCTGACAGGCTGATCACTGCTGTCAGTATCATTCATAAACACGTCATCAGCATCACCAGCAAAATGATTGAGCATTAAATGGATCCTTCCTGCAGGTCTCTGTCTGTGATCAGACTgtaaaatgatgaaaacaagTCGTCTCATAAAATATCTGATCACTCAGTCTGTGATTTTATTCTATGATTATTTTATATAAGAGCAGAAATAATTATGTGGATTGTTattgttttcctgctgtggtggtTTCATAGAGACAGACATTTCAATAATGTGGGCGGAGTCTCTGAAGTCTCAGCCTGTAGTTAGTCTCAGTGGGCAGAGTGGTTTCAGAGTTATATATATTCACACAGCCTCTGGGTTGTTTCACACGCTGACACTCTGTGGATCTCAATGGGCAGTGAGGACGGTTTTCTCTCTTCTGCTGTGACTCTGATCACTTTTCTACTCATTCTCATCGTCACATGTGTGGAAGGTAAGATCATACTGCTACTTATTTTGACACTAATGATATATTATCATGTTTAATCAGTTTTCAGTTAGATAACATGTGTTATGTTCTATTACCTGTTAAACAGGAGGATATCATCTCTGTAATTAGCACATAGAAACACGTGCTGCATGAATTATGCTAATGTTTAGGAGAGACCTTGTTTCATGGTCCCAGGACATTTATAACAGGACAGTGCATCAGTGTATGAATACAGACTGTGGGAATAGAGGTCAGGTTTGTCTGAGGTAGCACAGATCCAGTCTCTGTCTTTAGCGGAAGCTGTTGTGTCCTGGTGAAGAGGCTTAACCAGTTCTAATCCAGATGTTTAATACAGAACTCTTCATCGTAAGTGAGTCAGTTTAAAGGCAGGTCAGGTCTGGTCTGGTCCAAACACTCTGAGAGCTTGACTGTCTGACTCACTACATAAACACCAGCAGTATTTGTTGATCAATCAGTACTGATGAGTCACActgacctgtcactcaaagactTAATCTgagtttctgctgtaaagttggacattgtCTCTGTCTCTAAATTGTCCCTGAACATGAATTAAAtgtgtcctcctccctcttcaggTCAGTATGAGGTCGTCGGCTCACCTGAGCCAATCGTGGCTGCtccaggtgatgatgtcatcctgcCGTGTCACGTGGAGCCGAAGCTGAATGTTGAGGCGCTGACGGTGGAGTGGTCCGACCCCGACCTGAAACCTGACCCCAGAGACCGACTGAAACGAGTGGAGTACGTCCATCTGTACAGGGACAATGAAGACGTCCCTGACATGAAGTTGGAGACGTTCATCAAGAGGACGATGCTGTTCACAGACGACCTGAAGCAAGGAAACATATCGCTCAAGATCATCAACGTCTCAGAGAAAGATCAAAGAAGATACAGATGTTTCatcccaaaaataaaaaaaagctccaAAAATCAGAAGTGAGTCAAAagtatttagttgtttttaccTGATGGCTGACAGATGTTTGGGAGACAGGTGTTTGACATGTGTCTCGTCTCTTCTCCTTCCAGGTCAGTAAAGTCCCTCCACTCTAGGTGCCTTGCTCAGGGGGTCTTtgtgaacagagaggacagcagcttcactcactCACATCTGTTAAAGGGACTTTATCTCCTCCGGCCTCAGATGGACTCACAGGACCTGCTGGAGGAAGGCTGTCATGGTGTGGACAGACACAACTGATGGACATCAGAGTCAAAGCTGCTGCAACCACGTGTCCActgggagacagacagagctcaCAGCTGTCCGTCTTTATTCACATATATTTGAGGACTGAGTTTCTACTGAGTGAACCAAACTAACCAAACCGTCTGTGGATGACGGGCTTCATCCATCACGTGGTCCACTCAGTGTTCAGGATAATGAGACTCTGTGTAAAAGCTTCCatcatgtaaacagtttgtctGATGCAGGACGCACTTTTAACCCTGTACATGCAGGTCATTGCTCGGCTGTTGTAGATGAAATGATATTTATTATTGATCGATAGATCAATTATCGCAGTGTGAGTCATGAAGTAACTTAAAATGTGAAACCTCACCTGAGGACTGATTATTATGTGAAACTCAAGATAGTTCAAGATTTGATGCTAGCTCTTTACTGTTTGGTGCTCAGCTTTAGTTTACCAGATCGTCAGTGTGTTCGAccattgttgtcattgttgtcaTTTGTGTCACTGTTATCATTGTTGTCACCATTGTCCAACCAATGACCATTGTTAATAAACATATATACTGTTGTACTTCTATTAGCAAACTGAACAAATGATTGTATATTTTACAGGAAGGGTTGACCAAAACTGGAGATAATCAGTCTTTAATGGATTATTGATCATGTGATTATAAAGAGACTGACACATGCATTTACACCTGGATTTGTCATCAAGaagttaaaaattaaaaagattattccaaaaaatacaaacacaatcaTATTTGGAAAAATCTAGTCAGAGACATTTTTTCCTTCAAAAACTTGAAATTAATGGTTATAATTCTCAAAGAGCGAGTGCTGGATAAGAAGAAAAGTTAAAATCAAAACTTGTGTCTGAGTAAATAACAGGGTGAGTGATGGAGCAGAATATTGAGTTGATGCCTCAGTAGTCAGAGAAATTGTCGTGATGGAAACGGTTTCTGACCCAAGGCCTGAggaagataagagataagataagataaaactttattaatcccgaaggaaattcttgtgccagaggtattaagttacattaaatgcagttaagtacagagtataagtataagtgtcactataatccaaaaagagtacagtacgcggtatgagcacaatatatgatacatggatacaatatggagatgtaaggtactaagtaaacataatataggaatgacagtgatgcctgacatgattatctagcgcttctccctacagaaaggggaggagttatacagtctgatggccactggcaggaaggacctcctgtggcgttctgtgctgctcctcggtagtctcagtctaccactgaatgtgctcctgtaggacagcagtgtgtcgtgcagggggtgagacgtgttgttacgaatactgaggagtttcctcagtatcctcctctccgtcacctccaccacagactccagctccactcccagcaccgagccagccttcctaatgagcttgttgagtctgttggtgtcggccgccttcatcctgctgccccagcacactacagcgtagaagatgacgctggagaccaccgagtggtaaaacatctgcagcatggtctggcagacgttaaaggacctgagtctcctcagtagatacaggcgactctgtcccttcctgtatattgcctctgcgtttgtggaccagtccagtttgtggtcaatgtggacacccaggtatttgtagctgtccacaatgtccacgttggtacccttgatgctgaccgggttagggagtgtctggtgcttcctgaagtccaccaccagctctcttgtctttgtgacattcagctgcaggtggttctgtccgcaccactccacgaagctgtccaccacactcatatactccgcctcccgacctctgctggtacagcccacaatggcagagtcatccgagaacttctgcaggtggcaggactgtgagcagtgtctgaagtccgatgtatagagtgtgaacaggaatggagacagtaccgtgccctggggtgcccccgtgctgctcactatcgtgtccgagacgatgttcctcagcctcacaaattgtggtcgacctgtaagatagttagtgatccaggtgaccagtggggtctctacctgcatgtccaggagcttcctattcaaaagggcaggctgcacggtgttaaacgcactggaaaaatcaaagaacatgattctaacagtgttacctgcctcctccaagtaggtgtgtgctctgtgcagcaggtagatgatggcgtcctccactccaatacggggctggtaagcaaactgcagggggtccagcgatggttccacaacagcacgcaggtgtttcaggaccagcctctccagagacttcatcacatgtgaagtcagagcaactggtctgtagtcgctgtgtgtgcttggatgtttggtcttgggcacaggaacaaggcatgttgtcttccacagggcagggacagtcatcaggctcagactcagggagaagatgtgctggaagaccccacacagctgtgtggcgcagtccctgagtactctggggctgagtccgtccggtcctgcagcttttcccggtcgtagtcgactgaactccctcctcacatcttctgtggtgatggcaactgtggacacagaagagcagagagagagatctgatgggggagggtggggggttgttaatggaaggtggggtaaggggggcagggtgatgttattgatgggaaggtgaaactggttagtatggttagggggagggggaggaggaggaggtacattgttgttattgacaggtgttaatggtgcatcacagggagggggagggtggtcagggagtggactatcaaacctgttgaaaaacaggttcagctggttggcctcctgcagatctccatccatcagctggtcggagatcctattgtggccggtgatggttcgcatgccactccatacctccctcaagttgttccgggcaagttggctctccagcttcctcctgtagctctccttgccctctccaatcttctccttcacctctgcctgggccctcctcatctcctctctgtctccactcaagaaggctgtcttctttctgttgagtgatgccttgatgtcctttgtcacccatggtttattgtttggaaagcagcgtattgacctggtggggattagagaatctgtacaaaaattaacatattctgtgatacagtacatattctgtgatacagaacatattctgtgatacagtacatattctgtgatacagacATATTCTGTGATGTAACCAAGAGCAGAAAGAACGCACCTCACTACTACACACAACTTCAGACAATGTATCTTCTTCTGCAGATGATTCTAGCCTAAACATAAGCATGCACCTCCTACACATCACAATCAGCCTCCTAGCATAGGCAAAGGGGTCAAATGCAGGGCTgtggggggcagatgtggtacTTGCAGTGCTGGTTGGAACCAACGTAGTAGAGGgagttgtaggaggagcagacatAGTTGGAATACGTGATGGGCACTTGCATGTACGTTTTAGTTGTGGATACAACTCAGTGACAGTTGTGTGAAGAGGACATTGTGTTACAGGAAACAGATCAAATTGTTTTCCCAGGTCTCTAGAGAGCTCTGCCAAAGTCTTAGTCTGTAGATATGTATTTGGTGTCTCTTTCTCGTTCTTACCCCAGTGTGCACCTGCCAGCCACCTCTTCTGACTCTTGCTGTAGCAGCAGAACGCTGTCCACATCTTGGAAGGAATATTGACCTTGTTATTGAGGAGGGTGTTGTTGCCGGGCTCTGCTCCGACTACTACAAAGGCTTctcttttattattgttgttatagcAGAATTTATCCATAACACATCTGATACACGTCTCCACTTTGTTCCAGCTCCCCTTGTTGAATGAACCTATCTGAGGAACAACGTTGGTCAGAGTGAATGtagactgtttgtttgtttcagtaaGTCCATAAGAGCTTGGTAATAAATGTCCTCTGTCATaattttgattgtttttgtaaTCAATTAACACAGCCTGATGGTTGTAGGTCTGACTTACGTCTGCTTCCCTCATATTCCTGTCATCAGTTCGATCCTCAAGCTGTAAGAGTGTGaatataaaaacagattaaatgtACAAATAGTTCCACAAAGTTATGTAGAATAAACTAAAAATGAGCAGTAGAATTAGCAGCAGTTTTTCATCTGACAACTTGAGTCAACTTCTtccatattattattaaatattattattattagatattaTTCTTATTAGTTTGTCAGAGGGACCAAAGTCCAAACATATAAGTCTGTAAATAGGGAAGAAAGGGGTGAATGGTGTCAATATTTCTCCAGACCTTCACCCAGGATGCTGGGAAAGGCATTATTAACAAGCCCTAACCCTCatatgaccacaagagggctcTAAAGAATGATTTTTGAAGATAACAGGGATAATATTTCAATCATGTatcaaatgttttaaaatgtaataactGATGGATATTTTACAAATAAACAGTCGCAGGATAACAAACACACCTGTGGTTCAATCAACCACCTGGGATCCTTGGGTTTTTTACCAAGACTTCCTGTGTACCTGGAGGCAGAAAACACTGGAATCTTGTTCTTGGTGTCATAAACCGTCACAAAGGTTCTCTGGTCAGATAAAGTCTGGCAGATGACTTTGTATCGGTTCTGGTTCTGAATGTTCCCGTTCTGTAAGACTCCTGGGATATTCGGTGGAGTTTGCTGAAGGAAAAACTTTGAACAGTCCATCACTGAATCCACCAGTGTAGATCCAGTGGGACTGATGGACAgaagcaggacagcagagaggaggaagaggaggaggccctGCACCTTCACTGAGGCCATGGTCCAGATCTGTAACATCAGTTTAGAAGAgaatgaaataatttattacACCTGAGTTCAGCAACTTCATTGACTTACAGGTGATACAACACAAACTTTCATGTCACATTAATTGTGAATTGTGAAACtgttgttaaaggtagggtaggagattttgaaaactcagtgagagtcagacagatttggaaagtaaacacacgcccctttctctcggagctcaccctaaagccacgcctcccgatcacatggacgcgcattacctgaagacgagctgcggtctgtgacttcggccatcatgcacgtacctctctggtgcgcgcagagcaggaagagtgacaaccagccaatactccgtgcagggtccacccggaggattggctgatgtttttagtgttttatagcttccacagatgattcatattcttcgttttaatgagaaactgccgaactaattggttgctatcggattgtaaagagaagttacactaatttaacaaaaagtgcatcaggatGAAACTGGGTGTACTTTTTGAGGGTAGCCATTTTATATTCTTAAAGTAAAAACAGAATAAAGGCTCACCGTCCTGCAGGGTTGGTAACAAGCTGGAGTCTTTATCTTCACACAGCAGCACGAACACGACTCAGCTGAGAGCGTCTTCCTCAAATATAAGCTGAACCTAATGAGGAAGTCGTGGGTGTGATCTATTGATCAGTGgaattttacataaattaacTTTCCATGAGTTCAGAATTCAACACACAGTAATACTCAATGTCAGACTCAATGCAACAATAAATGCATGAACTGTGTCACATTATATGTGAGACAAATGAATGCATATATTATGCCCAGTAGTGGAATGTAACTATCAGAATCAtaattgttaaaaataaaaaaaaaatcttcatttcAGTCAGACCAGATTTGATGTGCTCCGGCTGCTTAAAATGAGTCCATTTATCAGATATCCTGTGGTTTAGGTTTAGGTTTTCACTAAAACTAAATGTTAAACTTACAACAATGTTTGTATGCTATTTAGATAATAACTTTCCCATCTTTATTACATAACATAAGGAGGGCGTAGCCCCACCAGCCCATTAACACCAGCTGTAGAATAATATATCAAAGTGTAGGATTCTGATCTTACCTTCCTGTGTGGATGAAAGTCTGCAGAAAAGTGATCGAACCAGGAGAGATTTGCCCATTTATATCCACagaatgtcagtgtgtgtgtgatcctttAACTGGAACTGCTCCGCCCACTGTAACTCACCACAGTCTTGGTTGTggtttgttgagtttttttgATCTGTTGattcaaatgatgaaatgaaaaacatcattaaaacaGAGGGTTATATTCATGATACTTGTTTATGTTTACACACTGTCAATAAGTAAACTAAGCAAACGTCAAAGTCATTGATGCAACAGATGGGAAACAGTGTTGATGAAATAGTAAACAGTGAGAACTTGGACTGAGTCAAAGTGAAACCAGTCAGTGCTGCTGACTGAGGATCTGCCGTCTGAAAACATGTTGATGTTGAGCTTTAccatataaaaatacatttggcATTCAATATTTAgacatgtgtgaatgtgtgtggcgTGCAGGAGAGACAAACTTATTTTCAGTTTAATCGTTCAAAAATATTTACCTCATGTAAAGTGGTTTACGAACAAGGATTCATGTTAGCTTCCTTGTTTTAACTCAAGTGTAAAAAAGTGTAAAACGATTTGTACGATACCCTTGATCTACTAGCCATCCCTAAAAGAGAGCAGCTAGAACTACCTGCAAGGTGAAGGTACAAAATGAGCTTTCCCATGAGTTTATTGTCAACCAAGGCCTGCAGCAAAGAGACTCTCTTTCTAGCAGACTGTTCAACCTAACTCTTGGGGGCATCATCAGAAGCATTGTAATCAATAGAGGAGGAACCCTACTCAACAGAACTGTGCAATATCTAGCCTACGCTGATGGTGTTGACTTACTGGGAGAAATGAGAGTTACCTGAAACAAGCTTCCAAGGAGCCGGATGCTGAATCACAATTAGCTGGTCTGGAAGTTAATGAAGAGAAGACCAAGTATATGTTGGTGACCCATAACCCAGTTGCAGTCAATACACCTTTTGAAGTTGGCAAATACAAATTTGAACAAGTCGATCGCTTCAAGTACCTGTGTTCCATGATATCATCAAATAACGATACCCATCAGGAGGTATACTGCCAGAATCAGTGCTGGGAATCACAGTTATTACAACTCACTACACCTACTGAAATCAAAACTCCTGTCAAGGAGGACTAAAGAGACCATCTACTGGGTAGTCATAAGACCAGTGGCCACCTATGGCTGTGAAACATGGACTCTTATGCAGAGAAGCCAAGAAGTTCTAAACAAGTGGGAAAGGAAGATTCTATGTCAcatttattaattaaattaattaagaaacctttattagtcccacaatggggaaattg
This window encodes:
- the LOC114435764 gene encoding myelin-oligodendrocyte glycoprotein-like isoform X3, producing MGSEDGFLSSALTLITFLLIVLLTCVTGQYEVVGSPEPIVAAPGDDVILPCHVEPKLNVEALTVEWSDPDLKPDPRDRLKRVEYVHLYRDNEDVPDMKLETFIKRTMLFTDDLKQGNISLKIINVSEKDQRRYRCFIPKIKKSSKNQKSVKSLHSRCLAQGVFVNREDSSFTHSHLLKGLYLLRPQMDSQDLLEEGCHGVDRHN
- the LOC114435418 gene encoding endonuclease domain-containing 1 protein-like — translated: DSVMDCSKFFLQQTPPNIPGVLQNGNIQNQNRYKVICQTLSDQRTFVTVYDTKNKIPVFSASRYTGSLGKKPKDPRWLIEPQLEDRTDDRNMREADVSQTYNHQAVLIDYKNNQNYDRGHLLPSSYGLTETNKQSTFTLTNVVPQIGSFNKGSWNKVETCIRCVMDKFCYNNNNKREAFVVVGAEPGNNTLLNNKVNIPSKMWTAFCCYSKSQKRWLAGAHWGKNEKETPNTYLQTKTLAELSRDLGKQFDLFPVTQCPLHTTVTELYPQLKRTCKCPSRIPTMSAPPTTPSTTLVPTSTAS
- the LOC114435764 gene encoding myelin-oligodendrocyte glycoprotein-like isoform X2, with translation MGSEDGFLSSAVTLITFLLILIVTCVEGQYEVVGSPEPIVAAPGDDVILPCHVEPKLNVEALTVEWSDPDLKPDPRDRLKRVEYVHLYRDNEDVPDMKLETFIKRTMLFTDDLKQGNISLKIINVSEKDQRRYRCFIPKIKKSSKNQKSVKSLHSRCLAQGVFVNREDSSFTHSHLLKGLYLLRPQMDSQDLLEEGCHGVDRHN